The Mesorhizobium loti genome includes a region encoding these proteins:
- a CDS encoding GNAT family N-acetyltransferase, translating into MLDERNALVAQIRHFNRFYTRTVGLLDETLTQSAFTLTEARVLFELGHHSSPASAEISGERGFLAGAFRLENGPAASEISRQLRVDAAYLTRILRKFAGEGLTETRTDPADRRRRILSLTARGEAALSGLQAAADRDTARLIENLPDHRLQELGSALRKAGELLGDPAAENSEVTLRPHRVGDVGWVVQRQAQLYAEEYGWTIEFEAMLAEIGADFIRNFVPGRDFCWIAERGGQPAGAVFLVHQDDEVAKLRMLHVEAAARGLGIGKRLVAECVNQARASGYIRLVLWTNDILVAARAIYERAGFKLVSEEHHHSFGKDLIGQTWEMDL; encoded by the coding sequence ATGTTGGACGAACGCAACGCATTGGTGGCGCAAATCCGCCACTTCAACCGATTCTACACCCGTACCGTCGGCCTTCTCGACGAAACCCTGACGCAGAGCGCGTTCACCTTGACCGAGGCGCGCGTGCTGTTCGAACTGGGCCACCACAGCAGCCCGGCTTCCGCGGAGATTTCCGGCGAGCGAGGTTTCCTGGCCGGGGCTTTCCGGCTGGAGAACGGCCCGGCGGCCTCCGAAATATCAAGGCAACTGCGCGTCGATGCCGCTTATCTGACACGGATTCTGCGGAAGTTCGCCGGCGAGGGCCTGACCGAGACCCGGACCGATCCGGCCGACAGGCGCCGGCGGATTCTGTCGCTCACGGCAAGAGGCGAGGCAGCCCTTTCAGGGCTCCAGGCTGCGGCGGATCGCGATACGGCACGGCTCATCGAGAATTTGCCTGACCACAGGTTGCAGGAACTGGGCAGCGCCCTGCGCAAGGCGGGGGAATTGCTGGGCGATCCCGCCGCTGAGAACAGCGAGGTGACGCTGCGGCCGCATCGCGTCGGCGACGTTGGCTGGGTCGTGCAGCGGCAGGCCCAGCTCTATGCCGAGGAGTATGGCTGGACGATCGAATTCGAGGCGATGCTCGCCGAGATCGGCGCCGATTTCATCCGCAATTTCGTGCCCGGACGCGACTTCTGCTGGATCGCCGAACGCGGTGGTCAGCCGGCCGGTGCGGTGTTCCTGGTTCATCAGGACGACGAAGTGGCCAAGCTGAGGATGCTGCATGTCGAGGCGGCGGCGCGCGGGCTTGGCATCGGCAAACGCCTGGTCGCGGAATGCGTGAACCAGGCCCGCGCCAGCGGTTACATCAGGCTGGTGCTGTGGACCAACGACATTCTCGTCGCGGCGCGCGCGATCTACGAGCGCGCCGGCTTCAAGCTGGTCTCCGAAGAGCACCACCACAGTTTCGGCAAGGATTTGATCGGCCAGACCTGGGAGATGGATTTGTAG
- a CDS encoding type II toxin-antitoxin system HicB family antitoxin, producing MKPYKGYLGTIEFDESDVVFHGRIVGIRDIFTYEAASAEELLKAFHECVDDYLEFCAEQNKEPEKPFSGKLALRTTPEVHRLVSRAAVSDGKSINQWVSDTLAEAARKRVDENSTKVTSRAH from the coding sequence ATGAAGCCTTACAAGGGATATCTGGGGACGATCGAGTTCGATGAAAGCGACGTCGTGTTTCATGGTCGCATCGTGGGCATTCGCGACATCTTCACATATGAAGCTGCTTCGGCGGAAGAGTTGCTGAAGGCTTTTCATGAATGCGTGGATGACTACCTTGAATTCTGCGCCGAACAGAACAAGGAGCCGGAAAAGCCTTTTTCGGGCAAACTCGCTCTGCGCACCACGCCGGAAGTCCATCGCCTTGTCAGTCGGGCAGCCGTCAGTGACGGCAAATCGATCAACCAATGGGTGTCGGATACGCTCGCTGAAGCGGCCCGCAAGCGCGTCGATGAAAACTCCACGAAAGTTACAAGCCGCGCGCACTAG
- a CDS encoding porin translates to MNIKSLLLGSAAALIAVSGARAADAVVVAEPEPAEYVKICDVYGAGYFYIPGTETCLRIGGYVRYDIGVGDHGTNDGVNNVPDHMNSGDTNDTYYKQARFTLKTWTGQETELGTLKTYTETRFNFGNNTGDYALGGDNWQGHNKDVSLNFAWIQLGGLRVGKDESAFDTFIGYAGNVIQDTIVPYGGFDTNVIQYYFDAGNGFSAVVSLEEGYGDYSIDSYVPHVVGGVKWTQGWGAITGVVSYDSNYEEVAGKVRLDVNVNDALSLFVMGGYGSDDNLGDGPLVGAGGRGFYKQWGGNWAVWGGGTYKFNEKTSFNTQVSYDDWKNLGIAANIAYDVVPGFTVTAEVDYQNVGSDDPAKGWFGADKKSNIGGILRFQRSF, encoded by the coding sequence ATGAACATTAAGAGCCTTCTCCTCGGCTCCGCTGCGGCCCTGATCGCAGTTTCCGGTGCGCGCGCCGCCGACGCCGTCGTCGTCGCCGAGCCGGAACCCGCTGAATACGTCAAGATTTGCGACGTCTACGGCGCTGGCTACTTCTACATCCCCGGCACCGAGACCTGCCTGCGCATCGGCGGCTATGTCCGCTACGACATCGGCGTCGGCGATCACGGCACCAACGATGGCGTCAACAACGTCCCGGATCACATGAATTCCGGTGACACCAACGACACCTACTACAAGCAGGCCCGCTTCACGCTGAAGACCTGGACCGGCCAGGAAACCGAACTTGGCACCTTGAAGACCTACACCGAAACCCGTTTCAACTTCGGCAACAACACCGGCGACTATGCTCTTGGCGGCGACAACTGGCAGGGACACAACAAGGACGTCTCGCTGAACTTCGCCTGGATCCAGCTCGGTGGCCTGCGCGTCGGTAAGGACGAATCGGCCTTCGATACGTTCATCGGCTACGCCGGCAACGTCATCCAGGATACGATTGTCCCTTACGGCGGCTTCGATACCAACGTGATCCAGTACTACTTCGACGCCGGCAACGGCTTCTCGGCAGTGGTCTCTCTCGAAGAAGGTTACGGCGACTACTCGATCGACAGCTATGTTCCGCATGTCGTCGGTGGCGTGAAGTGGACGCAGGGCTGGGGCGCGATCACCGGCGTTGTCTCGTATGACAGCAACTACGAAGAAGTCGCTGGCAAGGTTCGCCTGGACGTGAACGTCAACGACGCACTGTCGCTGTTCGTCATGGGCGGCTACGGCTCCGACGACAACCTCGGCGATGGCCCCCTTGTCGGGGCTGGCGGCCGCGGCTTCTACAAGCAGTGGGGCGGCAACTGGGCGGTGTGGGGCGGTGGCACCTACAAGTTCAACGAGAAGACCTCGTTCAACACCCAGGTATCGTATGATGACTGGAAGAACCTCGGCATTGCGGCGAACATCGCCTATGACGTCGTTCCCGGCTTCACGGTCACGGCCGAAGTCGACTACCAGAACGTCGGCAGTGACGACCCTGCGAAGGGTTGGTTCGGCGCCGACAAGAAGAGCAACATCGGCGGTATCCTCCGCTTCCAGCGCTCCTTCTAA
- a CDS encoding isovaleryl-CoA dehydrogenase, with protein MYTNTLSFGHDEEIEALRDMVRRFAQDRIAPIAADIDRSNEFPAHLWGELGALGLLGITADPDFGGSGMGYLAHVIAVEEISRASASVGLSYGAHSNLCVNQINRWATTAQKEKFLPPLCSGERVGALAMSESGAGSDVVSLKLRAEKRNDRYVLNGTKMWITNGPDAETLVVYAKTDPERKSRGITAFIVEKAMAGFSVAQKLDKLGMRGSNTGELVFRDVEVPFDNVLHEEGRGVEVLMSGLDYERTVLAGGPIGLMAACLDVAIPYVHERKQFGQPIGEFQLVQGKLADMYTTLNAARAYVYAVAAACDRGQTTRKDAAGCVLFAAEKATLMALDAIQLLGGNGYINDYPTGRLLRDAKLYEIGAGTSEIRRWLIGREIMAEGV; from the coding sequence ATGTACACGAACACGCTCAGCTTCGGGCATGACGAGGAGATCGAGGCGCTGCGCGACATGGTGCGGCGCTTCGCCCAGGATCGCATCGCGCCGATCGCCGCCGACATCGATCGCTCGAACGAATTCCCGGCGCATCTGTGGGGCGAACTCGGGGCACTCGGCTTGCTTGGCATCACCGCCGACCCCGATTTCGGCGGCAGCGGCATGGGCTATCTCGCCCATGTGATCGCCGTCGAAGAGATCTCGCGCGCCTCGGCGTCGGTCGGCCTCTCCTACGGCGCCCATTCCAACCTCTGCGTCAACCAGATCAACCGCTGGGCGACGACGGCGCAGAAGGAAAAATTCCTGCCGCCACTGTGCTCGGGCGAGCGTGTCGGCGCACTGGCGATGTCGGAATCCGGCGCCGGCTCGGACGTCGTCTCGCTCAAGCTGCGCGCCGAAAAGCGCAACGACCGCTATGTGCTCAACGGCACCAAGATGTGGATCACCAACGGGCCGGATGCCGAGACGCTGGTCGTCTATGCCAAGACCGACCCGGAGCGGAAATCGCGCGGCATCACCGCTTTCATCGTCGAGAAGGCAATGGCCGGGTTTTCCGTGGCGCAAAAGCTCGACAAACTCGGCATGCGTGGCTCCAACACCGGCGAACTGGTGTTTAGGGATGTCGAGGTGCCCTTCGACAATGTGCTGCATGAGGAAGGGCGAGGCGTCGAAGTGCTGATGTCGGGCCTCGACTATGAGCGCACCGTGCTCGCCGGCGGCCCGATCGGCCTGATGGCGGCGTGCCTCGACGTCGCGATCCCCTATGTGCATGAGCGCAAGCAGTTCGGCCAGCCGATCGGCGAGTTCCAGCTGGTGCAAGGCAAACTGGCTGACATGTACACGACGCTGAACGCCGCCCGCGCCTACGTCTATGCCGTCGCCGCTGCCTGCGATCGCGGCCAGACGACGCGCAAGGATGCCGCCGGCTGTGTGCTATTTGCAGCCGAGAAGGCGACGCTGATGGCGCTGGACGCCATCCAACTGCTTGGCGGCAATGGCTATATCAACGACTATCCCACAGGTCGGCTTTTGCGTGATGCAAAACTCTACGAGATCGGCGCTGGCACCAGCGAAATCCGCCGTTGGCTGATTGGACGGGAAATCATGGCGGAGGGGGTCTAG
- a CDS encoding TetR/AcrR family transcriptional regulator yields MARTTGSDGEKTEATIREAAVNLIARFGYEAMSMRQLAAEVGVQAAALYRYFPTKEELLFTLMREHMEGLTDAWEASRPVSADPAQRLSAYVENHIAFHIERRHATHVSNMELRSLSPERLTQILRMRTAYEKELRAILRDGAEAGVFSIDDTGLTAMALIQMMTGVIVWFRPGERLSIGEVTATYLSMTMRLVDAKIDAYSAARPFGRAKDAVAF; encoded by the coding sequence ATGGCACGCACCACCGGATCCGATGGCGAAAAGACCGAAGCGACCATCCGTGAGGCGGCGGTCAACCTCATCGCGCGTTTTGGCTACGAGGCGATGTCGATGCGTCAGTTGGCCGCCGAAGTCGGCGTCCAGGCAGCAGCGCTCTACCGCTATTTTCCAACCAAGGAAGAGCTTCTGTTCACGCTGATGCGCGAGCACATGGAAGGTTTGACCGATGCGTGGGAAGCATCCCGCCCGGTTAGTGCAGATCCCGCGCAGCGGCTCTCAGCCTATGTCGAAAACCACATCGCTTTTCATATCGAGCGTCGGCACGCCACGCACGTGTCGAACATGGAATTGCGCAGCCTGTCGCCGGAAAGGCTGACACAGATCCTGCGCATGCGCACAGCCTACGAAAAGGAGCTGCGCGCCATCCTGCGCGATGGCGCCGAGGCGGGCGTCTTCAGCATCGACGACACCGGACTGACGGCGATGGCGCTGATCCAGATGATGACCGGCGTCATCGTCTGGTTTCGGCCGGGCGAACGGCTGTCGATCGGTGAAGTAACGGCGACATATCTTTCAATGACAATGCGGCTCGTCGACGCGAAGATCGACGCCTACAGCGCAGCGCGTCCCTTCGGACGCGCAAAGGACGCTGTAGCATTTTGA
- a CDS encoding pyridoxal phosphate-dependent aminotransferase — translation MRQRPPLTPLVDALPSTVPFVGPEAQERERGRAFRARIGANESSFGPSPRVIARMAEIARDMWMYCDPDNFDLKVAVAAHHGVKAENVVVGEGIDGLLSLVARMYVAPGDAVVTSLGAYPTFNFHIAGVGGRLVTVPYENDRESLDGLLAAVRKDKAPLVYLSNPDNPMGSWWEAGELIAFIEALPETTMLVLDEAYGELGPALALPPIDISRPNVIRMRTFSKAYGLAGIRCGYAVAEAQVIRDFEKIRNHYGVSRMAQIAGIEALADQDYLRSVVARVAAGRRRISGIAEVNGLKPLASATNFVTIDCGGDGAFALKVLQGLLSRDVFIRKPMVPVLDRCIRVSVGLDHELDIFAEELPGALAAARGN, via the coding sequence ATGCGCCAGCGCCCTCCCCTCACGCCGCTCGTCGATGCGCTTCCGTCGACCGTGCCCTTCGTCGGCCCCGAAGCGCAGGAGCGCGAACGTGGCCGCGCTTTCCGTGCCCGCATCGGCGCCAATGAGAGCAGTTTTGGGCCTTCGCCGCGCGTCATCGCCCGCATGGCCGAGATCGCCCGCGACATGTGGATGTATTGCGACCCCGACAATTTCGATCTGAAGGTGGCGGTCGCCGCGCATCATGGCGTGAAGGCCGAGAACGTCGTTGTCGGCGAAGGCATCGATGGCCTGCTCAGCCTGGTGGCGCGCATGTATGTGGCGCCTGGCGATGCCGTGGTCACATCGCTCGGCGCCTATCCGACCTTCAACTTCCACATTGCCGGTGTCGGCGGGCGGCTGGTCACCGTTCCCTATGAGAACGACAGGGAAAGCCTGGACGGTCTGCTCGCGGCGGTGCGCAAGGACAAGGCACCACTGGTCTATCTCTCCAATCCGGACAATCCGATGGGCAGCTGGTGGGAGGCGGGCGAACTCATCGCCTTCATCGAAGCGCTGCCGGAAACCACCATGCTGGTGCTCGACGAGGCCTATGGCGAACTGGGCCCGGCCTTGGCGCTGCCGCCGATCGATATCTCGCGGCCAAACGTCATCCGCATGCGCACCTTCTCGAAGGCTTATGGGCTGGCCGGCATACGCTGTGGCTATGCGGTGGCCGAGGCTCAGGTGATCCGCGACTTCGAGAAGATCCGCAACCATTACGGCGTCAGCCGCATGGCGCAGATCGCCGGCATCGAGGCGCTTGCCGATCAGGACTATCTCAGGAGCGTGGTGGCGCGGGTCGCCGCCGGTCGCCGGCGCATCTCAGGGATAGCCGAGGTGAACGGGCTGAAGCCACTGGCGTCGGCAACCAACTTCGTCACCATCGACTGTGGTGGCGATGGCGCCTTCGCGCTGAAAGTGTTGCAGGGCCTGCTGTCACGCGACGTGTTCATCCGCAAGCCGATGGTGCCGGTGCTCGACCGCTGCATCCGCGTCAGCGTCGGCCTCGATCACGAGCTCGATATTTTTGCCGAGGAACTTCCCGGTGCTTTGGCGGCAGCGCGGGGGAATTAG
- a CDS encoding type II toxin-antitoxin system HicA family toxin — protein sequence MRGKHKQTLDVIFANPISGSIKWRDVEALLIALGAQVSEGRGSRVRFTLNGITLRVHRPHPSPDTKAYVIREIRTFLLDSGAEL from the coding sequence ATGCGCGGAAAGCACAAGCAGACACTGGACGTCATTTTTGCGAATCCGATAAGCGGCTCGATCAAATGGCGGGACGTCGAAGCGTTGCTGATAGCGCTTGGCGCACAAGTGTCCGAAGGGCGTGGATCGCGAGTGCGCTTCACATTGAACGGGATAACGCTTCGCGTGCATCGACCCCATCCATCGCCCGACACGAAAGCATATGTGATCCGAGAGATCAGGACTTTCCTTTTAGATTCAGGTGCCGAACTATGA
- a CDS encoding methylcrotonoyl-CoA carboxylase, giving the protein MTALTSQISPSSETFRANAERMRALVADIAEKAATVERGGSEEARERHVSRGKLLPRERLAQLLDVGSPFLEIGQFAAWSMYGEEISSAGMIAGIGRVEGTEVMVVVNDATVKGGTYYPLTVKKHLRAQEIALQNNLPCIYLVDSGGANLPNQDEVFPDREHFGRIFYNQANMSAAGIPQIACVMGSCTAGGAYVPAMSDETIMVRNQATIFLGGPPLVKAATGEDVSAEDLGGADVHTRLSGVADHYALDDDHALAICRRIVKNLNRNKTVSLNLQKPIPPLHPAHELYGIVPTDLRQPYDVREVIARIVDGSEFDEFKQNYGITLITGFAHLHGMPVGIIANNGVLFSESALKGAHFIELCCQRKIPLVFLQNITGFMVGRKYEAGGIAKDGAKLVMAVATARVPKVTVIIGGSFGAGNYGMCGRAYSPRFLWMWPNARISVMGGEQAATVLAMVKREGIERKGGEWSAEEEAKFKKPILMKYEHEGHPLYSSARLWDDGIIDPARTRDVLALSLSAALNAEIEETRFGVFRM; this is encoded by the coding sequence ATGACAGCCCTCACCTCTCAGATCTCCCCCTCCTCCGAAACCTTCCGTGCCAATGCCGAGCGCATGCGGGCGCTGGTCGCCGACATTGCGGAGAAGGCTGCCACGGTCGAGCGCGGCGGCTCGGAGGAAGCGCGTGAGCGCCACGTTTCGCGTGGCAAGCTCCTGCCGCGCGAGCGCCTCGCGCAATTGCTGGATGTCGGTTCACCCTTCCTCGAGATCGGCCAGTTCGCGGCATGGTCGATGTATGGCGAGGAGATTTCGTCGGCAGGCATGATCGCCGGCATCGGCCGCGTCGAAGGCACCGAGGTGATGGTGGTCGTCAACGACGCCACCGTGAAGGGCGGCACCTATTATCCGCTGACGGTCAAGAAGCATCTGCGGGCGCAGGAGATTGCGCTGCAGAACAATCTGCCCTGCATCTATCTGGTCGATAGCGGCGGCGCCAATCTGCCCAACCAGGACGAGGTGTTTCCCGACCGCGAGCATTTCGGCCGCATCTTCTACAACCAGGCCAACATGTCGGCAGCCGGCATTCCGCAGATCGCCTGCGTCATGGGTTCCTGCACAGCGGGCGGCGCCTATGTGCCGGCGATGTCGGACGAAACGATCATGGTGCGCAACCAGGCGACCATCTTCCTCGGTGGACCGCCGCTGGTGAAGGCGGCCACCGGCGAAGACGTCAGCGCCGAGGATCTCGGCGGCGCCGATGTGCACACACGGCTCTCCGGTGTTGCCGACCACTACGCGCTGGACGACGACCATGCGCTCGCCATTTGCCGGCGCATCGTCAAAAACCTGAATCGGAACAAGACTGTAAGCCTGAACTTACAGAAGCCGATTCCGCCGCTTCATCCGGCGCATGAACTCTACGGCATCGTGCCGACCGATCTGCGCCAGCCCTATGACGTGCGCGAGGTGATCGCGCGCATCGTCGACGGTTCCGAATTCGATGAGTTCAAGCAGAACTACGGCATCACGCTGATCACCGGTTTTGCCCATCTGCATGGCATGCCGGTCGGCATCATCGCCAACAATGGCGTGCTGTTTTCCGAAAGCGCGCTGAAGGGCGCGCACTTCATCGAACTCTGCTGCCAGCGCAAGATCCCGCTGGTCTTCCTGCAGAACATCACCGGCTTCATGGTCGGGCGGAAATACGAAGCGGGCGGCATCGCCAAGGACGGCGCCAAGCTGGTGATGGCGGTCGCCACCGCCCGCGTGCCGAAGGTGACTGTCATCATCGGCGGTTCGTTCGGCGCCGGCAATTACGGCATGTGCGGCCGCGCCTATTCACCGCGCTTCCTGTGGATGTGGCCGAATGCCCGCATCTCGGTGATGGGCGGCGAACAGGCGGCAACCGTGCTCGCTATGGTCAAGCGCGAAGGCATCGAGCGCAAGGGCGGGGAATGGAGCGCCGAGGAAGAGGCAAAATTCAAGAAGCCGATCCTGATGAAATACGAGCATGAGGGGCACCCGCTCTACTCGTCCGCACGCCTTTGGGATGACGGCATCATCGATCCAGCGAGGACGCGCGACGTGCTGGCGCTCAGCCTGTCTGCCGCGCTCAACGCCGAAATCGAGGAGACGCGCTTCGGCGTGTTCCGGATGTGA
- a CDS encoding acylphosphatase, with protein sequence MAGHRRKVQARVYGNVQGVGFRLWVRSEATGLGLAGWVCNEADGSVTTQIAGLDEAVSTMIERLWKGPAGASVSKVDVEELAAGGAFVGFRIVA encoded by the coding sequence ATGGCTGGTCATCGCCGGAAAGTGCAGGCGCGCGTCTACGGCAATGTGCAAGGCGTCGGCTTCAGACTCTGGGTTCGGAGCGAGGCCACAGGCCTTGGTCTTGCGGGCTGGGTTTGCAATGAAGCGGATGGGTCAGTAACGACCCAGATTGCAGGCCTCGATGAAGCGGTCTCGACAATGATCGAGCGCCTCTGGAAAGGGCCGGCCGGGGCTTCGGTTTCGAAGGTCGACGTCGAGGAGTTGGCCGCCGGGGGCGCTTTCGTCGGGTTCAGGATCGTTGCATGA
- a CDS encoding porin, with product MNIKSLLLGSAAALIAVSGARAADAVVVAEPEPAEYVKICDVYGAGYFYIPGTETCLRIGGYVRYTIGVGDREGVQNVPDHLDAGDSNDTYYKQARFTLRTWTGQETELGTLKTYTETRFNFANSSGDYALGGDGWQAGNNNADGTSKTSLNFAWIQLGGLRVGKDESAFDTFIGYAGNVIDDTLVPYGSFDTNVVQYYFDAGNGFSAVVSLEEGYGDNTIDSYVPHVTGGVKYTQGWGAITGVLAYDSNYEEWSGKVRLDVNATNELSLFIIGGYGSNDNTTILGAQADHDFYKLWDGNWAIWGGGTYKFNEKTSFNVQASYDEGKTFGLAANVAYDIVPGLTITGEVDYFNKGDSDWHASDDGVGGILRFQRTF from the coding sequence ATGAACATTAAGAGCCTTCTCCTCGGCTCCGCTGCGGCCCTGATCGCAGTTTCCGGTGCGCGCGCCGCCGACGCCGTCGTCGTCGCCGAGCCGGAACCCGCTGAATACGTCAAGATTTGCGACGTCTACGGCGCTGGCTACTTCTACATCCCCGGCACCGAAACCTGCCTGCGCATCGGCGGCTATGTCCGCTATACGATCGGCGTGGGTGACCGCGAAGGCGTGCAGAACGTTCCGGATCATTTGGATGCCGGTGACAGCAATGACACCTACTACAAGCAGGCACGCTTCACGCTGAGGACCTGGACCGGCCAGGAAACCGAGCTCGGCACCTTGAAGACCTACACCGAGACCCGCTTCAACTTCGCCAACAGCAGCGGCGACTACGCGCTTGGTGGCGATGGCTGGCAGGCCGGCAATAACAATGCAGACGGAACCAGCAAGACTTCGCTGAACTTCGCCTGGATCCAGCTCGGTGGCCTGCGCGTCGGTAAAGACGAATCGGCCTTCGATACGTTCATCGGCTACGCCGGCAACGTCATCGACGATACGCTCGTTCCCTACGGCTCGTTCGACACCAACGTCGTCCAGTACTACTTCGATGCTGGCAACGGCTTCTCGGCCGTCGTCTCGCTCGAAGAAGGCTACGGCGACAACACGATCGACAGCTATGTTCCGCATGTCACCGGCGGCGTGAAGTACACGCAGGGCTGGGGCGCGATCACCGGCGTGCTTGCTTATGACAGCAACTACGAAGAGTGGTCCGGCAAGGTCCGTTTGGACGTGAACGCCACCAACGAACTGTCGCTGTTCATCATCGGCGGTTACGGCTCGAACGACAACACCACTATCCTTGGTGCTCAGGCGGACCACGACTTCTACAAGCTGTGGGACGGCAACTGGGCGATCTGGGGCGGTGGCACCTACAAGTTCAACGAGAAGACCTCGTTCAACGTCCAGGCTTCGTATGACGAAGGCAAGACCTTCGGCCTGGCCGCGAACGTTGCCTACGACATCGTTCCCGGCCTCACGATCACGGGCGAAGTCGATTACTTCAACAAGGGCGACAGCGACTGGCATGCCAGCGATGACGGCGTCGGTGGTATCCTCCGCTTCCAGCGCACGTTCTAA
- a CDS encoding tetratricopeptide repeat protein, translated as MNNRLPPAWSKHIKPGPAPKAKGPTLKPIVNQGNARAQADEALLKQAYALQQAERLDEAQDLCLRVLARTPNHPLALYILGTLYQRYDDEMALRYFARAVGEEPENPYYHLSLGEAYVKVSEYSPAIRHMLYALELQPGLIEVLCALGRAYTKFDKPDMALPLYEKALKINRDHPKVRAGLASALSGLGRMDEAAACLKQAIGRRIDVPAAYNDLVQTKKFTEEPEELQSILRELGNPKLDPDGAYKLHHAAGKVLNDLKRYSEAFDHFNRAKRASGYTFDIVLYRRWVDSLIETFTPDFLAARAGYGNPSEVPVFVVGMPRSGTTLTEQICASHPDVHGAGELNKLRRVANAIGLKTSSAGDLRRPVMSITQDLSRTLAEEHLSYLRERAPAALRVVDKMPHNFEMIGLIGLLFPNARIIHCRRDAIDNCVSCFVQSFNKGHSYNTDLRKLGLYYREYDRLMRHWNEVFPGLIFENRYETLVEDQEAQSRRLIDYLGLPWDDACLRFFDRDGSVNTPSRWQVRQPIYTSSVKRWKNYENEIQPLIDALGDLADK; from the coding sequence ATGAACAACCGTCTCCCGCCTGCTTGGTCAAAGCACATCAAGCCCGGACCCGCGCCGAAAGCGAAGGGGCCGACACTGAAGCCGATAGTGAATCAAGGAAACGCTCGTGCGCAGGCCGACGAAGCGCTGCTGAAACAGGCCTATGCCCTTCAGCAGGCCGAGCGGCTCGACGAGGCTCAGGACCTGTGCCTTCGGGTTCTGGCGCGCACGCCAAACCATCCGCTCGCTCTGTACATCTTGGGGACCCTATACCAGCGTTACGATGACGAGATGGCCTTGCGATATTTCGCGCGGGCGGTCGGCGAGGAACCTGAAAACCCATACTACCACCTCAGCCTGGGCGAGGCCTATGTGAAGGTCAGCGAATATTCGCCAGCCATCAGGCATATGCTGTATGCCTTGGAACTGCAGCCCGGCCTTATCGAGGTGCTTTGTGCACTGGGGCGCGCCTACACCAAGTTTGACAAACCCGACATGGCTTTGCCGCTTTACGAGAAGGCGCTCAAGATCAACCGCGATCATCCCAAAGTGCGGGCGGGGCTGGCCAGCGCGCTCAGCGGCCTGGGGCGCATGGATGAGGCCGCCGCCTGTCTGAAACAAGCAATCGGACGTCGCATCGATGTGCCGGCTGCCTACAACGACCTTGTGCAGACGAAAAAATTCACCGAAGAGCCGGAGGAACTCCAATCCATCCTGCGTGAACTCGGCAATCCCAAGCTTGATCCGGACGGTGCTTACAAGCTCCATCACGCTGCCGGCAAGGTACTGAACGACCTCAAGCGCTACAGTGAGGCATTCGACCATTTCAACCGGGCGAAACGGGCCTCCGGCTACACCTTCGATATCGTTCTGTATCGCCGCTGGGTCGACTCCCTGATTGAAACCTTCACGCCGGACTTTCTGGCGGCCAGGGCCGGTTATGGAAATCCTTCCGAAGTGCCTGTGTTCGTGGTCGGCATGCCGCGGTCGGGCACAACGCTCACGGAACAGATCTGCGCCAGCCATCCCGATGTTCATGGGGCAGGCGAGCTTAACAAATTAAGGCGGGTCGCCAATGCAATCGGCCTTAAAACCTCATCGGCCGGAGATTTGAGACGGCCGGTCATGTCGATCACGCAAGACCTGTCCAGAACGCTGGCGGAAGAACATCTGTCGTATTTGCGGGAGCGGGCGCCTGCCGCGCTTCGCGTGGTGGACAAGATGCCGCACAATTTTGAAATGATCGGCCTTATCGGCCTTCTCTTTCCCAACGCGCGCATCATTCATTGCCGCCGTGACGCCATCGACAATTGCGTCTCTTGCTTTGTCCAGAGCTTCAACAAAGGACACAGCTACAATACCGACTTGCGGAAATTAGGCCTGTACTATCGCGAGTATGACCGACTGATGCGCCATTGGAACGAGGTTTTTCCAGGCCTTATCTTCGAAAATCGCTACGAAACGCTGGTCGAGGATCAGGAAGCGCAGTCGCGCCGCCTGATAGATTATCTCGGGCTGCCTTGGGATGATGCCTGTCTGCGCTTTTTCGACAGGGATGGTTCTGTCAACACGCCCAGCCGCTGGCAGGTTCGTCAACCGATCTATACATCGTCGGTCAAGCGCTGGAAGAATTATGAAAACGAAATTCAGCCGCTGATTGATGCGTTGGGCGACCTGGCGGACAAATAA